The following coding sequences are from one Anguilla anguilla isolate fAngAng1 chromosome 12, fAngAng1.pri, whole genome shotgun sequence window:
- the LOC118209366 gene encoding extracellular calcium-sensing receptor-like isoform X3 produces the protein MLLLMLLLELVLNMQWMQTEEPVCKLLGRAQQPELAKDGDLIIGGIFSFRTGQDGAIETFQTAPTPRPCKDLNSRELQFAHTMMFAIEEINQNREILHNISLGYKIYNDCGSMDILRAAMALANGQENVTTNSCSKPNTVHAILGHSGSTPTMGFARIIGRFKIPVISHFATCACLSNRKEFPSFFRTIPSDYHQSRALAQLVKHFGWTWVGAISSDNDYGNDGMATFVQAAQEVGVCVEYSVAFLISGPRHALLRVVEVIKHSTSKVIMAFMTHREVKVLVEELQKQNITGLQWIGSDAWITDNSLTDSEGYTALIGALGFVVSRAQIPGLGQFLQEVNPSQFPHSTFLREFWENVFNCTLTPHSLTDRRRLCSGSENLREVETQFTDVSELRFANNVYKAVYAVAHALHNLLTCEHSQGPFTNNSCANGNSIKPWQVLHYLQTVNFTTNSGETVYFDSNGDSPARYELINLQNAKDSIMEIATIGYYDASLPEGQQFKMNNVSIVWGGGSELVMRSFGGCVSVQ, from the exons ATGTTGCTGCTTATGCTGCTACTGGAGCTGGTCCTGAACATGCAGTGGATGCAGACGGAGGAACCCGTGTGCAAACTGCTAGGCAGAGCACAGCAGCCAGAGTTAGCCAAGGATGGGGACCTCATCATCGGGGGAATCTTTTCCTTTCGAACTGGGCAGGATGGTGCTATAGAAACCTTTCAAACAGCACCAACACCCCGGCCATGCAAAGA tttgaatTCCAGAGAATTACAATTTGCTCATACAATGATGTTTGCAATAGAGGAAATAAACCAAAACAGGGAAATCCTCCATAATATTTCCCTGGGATACAAGATCTACAATGATTGTGGAAGCATGGACATCCTGAGAGCTGCAATGGCTCTGGCTAATGGGCAAGAGAATGTGACCACAAACAGCTGCTCTAAGCCAAACACGGTCCATGCTATCCTAGGACACTCTGGATCAACACCAACTATGGGATTTGCACGAATTATTGGAAGATTTAAAATACCGGTG ATCAGCCACTTTgcaacatgtgcatgtttgagcAACAGAAAAGAGTTCCCTTCATTCTTCAGAACAATTCCCAGTGACTATCACCAGAGCAGAGCACTGGCGCAGCTGGTGAAGCACTTTGGCTGGACCTGGGTTGGGGCCATAAGCAGTGACAATGACTATGGAAACGATGGGATGGCAACCTTTGTGCAGGCAGCCCAGGAGGTGGGAGTATGTGTTGAGTACTCGGTGGCCTTTCTGATATCAGGGCCTCGCCATGCACTGCTCAGAGTCGTCGAGGTTATAAAACATTCCACCTCAAAGGTGATCATGGCCTTTATGACACACAGGGAGGTCAAGGTGCTGGTGGAAGAGCTGCAGAAACAGAACATCACAGGCCTGCAGTGGATCGGCAGTGATGCCTGGATCACTGACAATTCTCTCACTGACAGCGAGGGCTACACGGCTCTAATTGGAGCCTTGGGCTTTGTGGTCAGCAGGGCACAGATCCCTGGGCTGGGGCAGTTTCTACAGGAGGTTAATCCTTCTCAATTTCCTCACAGCACATTcctcagggaattctgggaaaatgTGTTCAACTGCACTTTGACTCCACATAGCTTGACTGACAGAAGGAGACTCTGCAGTGGCTCTGAGAATTTGAGAGAGGTGGAGACCCAGTTCACAGATGTTTCAGAACTGAGGTTTGCTAACAATGTGTACAAGGCTGTGTATGCAGTGGCCCACGCGCTGCACAACCTGCTCACATGTGAGCATAGCCAAGGCCCCTTCACTAATAACAGCTGCGCAAACGGCAACAGCATAAAGCCGTGGCAG GTTTTACATTATCTGCAAACAGTGAATTTCACAACTAATTCAGGGGAGACAGTGTATTTTGACAGCAATGGAGATTCACCAGCCAGATATGAGCTCATAAATTTACAAAATGCAAAAGACAGTATCATGGAGATTGCCACAATAGGTTACTACGATGCATCACTGCCTGAAGGGCAACAATTCAAAATGAACAATGTGAGCATTGTCTGGGGTGGAGGCAGCGAACTGGTAATGCGTTCATTTG Gtggctgtgtcagtgtgcagtga
- the LOC118209366 gene encoding extracellular calcium-sensing receptor-like isoform X2: protein MLLLMLLLELVLNMQWMQTEEPVCKLLGRAQQPELAKDGDLIIGGIFSFRTGQDGAIETFQTAPTPRPCKDLNSRELQFAHTMMFAIEEINQNREILHNISLGYKIYNDCGSMDILRAAMALANGQENVTTNSCSKPNTVHAILGHSGSTPTMGFARIIGRFKIPVISHFATCACLSNRKEFPSFFRTIPSDYHQSRALAQLVKHFGWTWVGAISSDNDYGNDGMATFVQAAQEVGVCVEYSVAFLISGPRHALLRVVEVIKHSTSKVIMAFMTHREVKVLVEELQKQNITGLQWIGSDAWITDNSLTDSEGYTALIGALGFVVSRAQIPGLGQFLQEVNPSQFPHSTFLREFWENVFNCTLTPHSLTDRRRLCSGSENLREVETQFTDVSELRFANNVYKAVYAVAHALHNLLTCEHSQGPFTNNSCANGNSIKPWQVLHYLQTVNFTTNSGETVYFDSNGDSPARYELINLQNAKDSIMEIATIGYYDASLPEGQQFKMNNVSIVWGGGSELVAVSVCSESCPPGTRKAVQRGKPVCCYDCVHCSEGEISNTTDVDGGPPGTGR from the exons ATGTTGCTGCTTATGCTGCTACTGGAGCTGGTCCTGAACATGCAGTGGATGCAGACGGAGGAACCCGTGTGCAAACTGCTAGGCAGAGCACAGCAGCCAGAGTTAGCCAAGGATGGGGACCTCATCATCGGGGGAATCTTTTCCTTTCGAACTGGGCAGGATGGTGCTATAGAAACCTTTCAAACAGCACCAACACCCCGGCCATGCAAAGA tttgaatTCCAGAGAATTACAATTTGCTCATACAATGATGTTTGCAATAGAGGAAATAAACCAAAACAGGGAAATCCTCCATAATATTTCCCTGGGATACAAGATCTACAATGATTGTGGAAGCATGGACATCCTGAGAGCTGCAATGGCTCTGGCTAATGGGCAAGAGAATGTGACCACAAACAGCTGCTCTAAGCCAAACACGGTCCATGCTATCCTAGGACACTCTGGATCAACACCAACTATGGGATTTGCACGAATTATTGGAAGATTTAAAATACCGGTG ATCAGCCACTTTgcaacatgtgcatgtttgagcAACAGAAAAGAGTTCCCTTCATTCTTCAGAACAATTCCCAGTGACTATCACCAGAGCAGAGCACTGGCGCAGCTGGTGAAGCACTTTGGCTGGACCTGGGTTGGGGCCATAAGCAGTGACAATGACTATGGAAACGATGGGATGGCAACCTTTGTGCAGGCAGCCCAGGAGGTGGGAGTATGTGTTGAGTACTCGGTGGCCTTTCTGATATCAGGGCCTCGCCATGCACTGCTCAGAGTCGTCGAGGTTATAAAACATTCCACCTCAAAGGTGATCATGGCCTTTATGACACACAGGGAGGTCAAGGTGCTGGTGGAAGAGCTGCAGAAACAGAACATCACAGGCCTGCAGTGGATCGGCAGTGATGCCTGGATCACTGACAATTCTCTCACTGACAGCGAGGGCTACACGGCTCTAATTGGAGCCTTGGGCTTTGTGGTCAGCAGGGCACAGATCCCTGGGCTGGGGCAGTTTCTACAGGAGGTTAATCCTTCTCAATTTCCTCACAGCACATTcctcagggaattctgggaaaatgTGTTCAACTGCACTTTGACTCCACATAGCTTGACTGACAGAAGGAGACTCTGCAGTGGCTCTGAGAATTTGAGAGAGGTGGAGACCCAGTTCACAGATGTTTCAGAACTGAGGTTTGCTAACAATGTGTACAAGGCTGTGTATGCAGTGGCCCACGCGCTGCACAACCTGCTCACATGTGAGCATAGCCAAGGCCCCTTCACTAATAACAGCTGCGCAAACGGCAACAGCATAAAGCCGTGGCAG GTTTTACATTATCTGCAAACAGTGAATTTCACAACTAATTCAGGGGAGACAGTGTATTTTGACAGCAATGGAGATTCACCAGCCAGATATGAGCTCATAAATTTACAAAATGCAAAAGACAGTATCATGGAGATTGCCACAATAGGTTACTACGATGCATCACTGCCTGAAGGGCAACAATTCAAAATGAACAATGTGAGCATTGTCTGGGGTGGAGGCAGCGAACTG GtggctgtgtcagtgtgcagtgagagtTGTCCCCCAGGCACTCGgaaggctgtgcagagaggaaaGCCTGTCTGCTGCTACGACTGTGTGCACTGTTCTGAGGGAGAAATCAGCAATACTACAG ATGTGGATGGTGGCCCTCCTGGCACAGGCAGATGA
- the LOC118209366 gene encoding extracellular calcium-sensing receptor-like isoform X1 — translation MLLLMLLLELVLNMQWMQTEEPVCKLLGRAQQPELAKDGDLIIGGIFSFRTGQDGAIETFQTAPTPRPCKDLNSRELQFAHTMMFAIEEINQNREILHNISLGYKIYNDCGSMDILRAAMALANGQENVTTNSCSKPNTVHAILGHSGSTPTMGFARIIGRFKIPVISHFATCACLSNRKEFPSFFRTIPSDYHQSRALAQLVKHFGWTWVGAISSDNDYGNDGMATFVQAAQEVGVCVEYSVAFLISGPRHALLRVVEVIKHSTSKVIMAFMTHREVKVLVEELQKQNITGLQWIGSDAWITDNSLTDSEGYTALIGALGFVVSRAQIPGLGQFLQEVNPSQFPHSTFLREFWENVFNCTLTPHSLTDRRRLCSGSENLREVETQFTDVSELRFANNVYKAVYAVAHALHNLLTCEHSQGPFTNNSCANGNSIKPWQVLHYLQTVNFTTNSGETVYFDSNGDSPARYELINLQNAKDSIMEIATIGYYDASLPEGQQFKMNNVAVSVCSESCPPGTRKAVQRGKPVCCYDCVHCSEGEISNTTDSIDCVKCPFEYWSNKRGDACVLKEIEFLSFGEVMGILLVFFSLTGVLFTAMTALIFYSNRKTPIVRANNSELSFLLLFSLKLCFLCSLTFIGRPSEWSCMLRHTAFGITFVLCISCVLGKTIVVLMAFRATLPGSNVMKWFGPLQQRLSVLAFTLIQVLICVLWLTISPPFPNKNTKHYKEKIILECDVGSAVGFWAVLGYIGLLSLLCFVLAFLARKLPDNFNEAKFITFSMLIFCAVWITFIPAYVSSPGKFTVAVEIFAILASSFGLLFCIFIPKCYIILLKPEKNTKKHVMGKTSN, via the exons ATGTTGCTGCTTATGCTGCTACTGGAGCTGGTCCTGAACATGCAGTGGATGCAGACGGAGGAACCCGTGTGCAAACTGCTAGGCAGAGCACAGCAGCCAGAGTTAGCCAAGGATGGGGACCTCATCATCGGGGGAATCTTTTCCTTTCGAACTGGGCAGGATGGTGCTATAGAAACCTTTCAAACAGCACCAACACCCCGGCCATGCAAAGA tttgaatTCCAGAGAATTACAATTTGCTCATACAATGATGTTTGCAATAGAGGAAATAAACCAAAACAGGGAAATCCTCCATAATATTTCCCTGGGATACAAGATCTACAATGATTGTGGAAGCATGGACATCCTGAGAGCTGCAATGGCTCTGGCTAATGGGCAAGAGAATGTGACCACAAACAGCTGCTCTAAGCCAAACACGGTCCATGCTATCCTAGGACACTCTGGATCAACACCAACTATGGGATTTGCACGAATTATTGGAAGATTTAAAATACCGGTG ATCAGCCACTTTgcaacatgtgcatgtttgagcAACAGAAAAGAGTTCCCTTCATTCTTCAGAACAATTCCCAGTGACTATCACCAGAGCAGAGCACTGGCGCAGCTGGTGAAGCACTTTGGCTGGACCTGGGTTGGGGCCATAAGCAGTGACAATGACTATGGAAACGATGGGATGGCAACCTTTGTGCAGGCAGCCCAGGAGGTGGGAGTATGTGTTGAGTACTCGGTGGCCTTTCTGATATCAGGGCCTCGCCATGCACTGCTCAGAGTCGTCGAGGTTATAAAACATTCCACCTCAAAGGTGATCATGGCCTTTATGACACACAGGGAGGTCAAGGTGCTGGTGGAAGAGCTGCAGAAACAGAACATCACAGGCCTGCAGTGGATCGGCAGTGATGCCTGGATCACTGACAATTCTCTCACTGACAGCGAGGGCTACACGGCTCTAATTGGAGCCTTGGGCTTTGTGGTCAGCAGGGCACAGATCCCTGGGCTGGGGCAGTTTCTACAGGAGGTTAATCCTTCTCAATTTCCTCACAGCACATTcctcagggaattctgggaaaatgTGTTCAACTGCACTTTGACTCCACATAGCTTGACTGACAGAAGGAGACTCTGCAGTGGCTCTGAGAATTTGAGAGAGGTGGAGACCCAGTTCACAGATGTTTCAGAACTGAGGTTTGCTAACAATGTGTACAAGGCTGTGTATGCAGTGGCCCACGCGCTGCACAACCTGCTCACATGTGAGCATAGCCAAGGCCCCTTCACTAATAACAGCTGCGCAAACGGCAACAGCATAAAGCCGTGGCAG GTTTTACATTATCTGCAAACAGTGAATTTCACAACTAATTCAGGGGAGACAGTGTATTTTGACAGCAATGGAGATTCACCAGCCAGATATGAGCTCATAAATTTACAAAATGCAAAAGACAGTATCATGGAGATTGCCACAATAGGTTACTACGATGCATCACTGCCTGAAGGGCAACAATTCAAAATGAACAAT GtggctgtgtcagtgtgcagtgagagtTGTCCCCCAGGCACTCGgaaggctgtgcagagaggaaaGCCTGTCTGCTGCTACGACTGTGTGCACTGTTCTGAGGGAGAAATCAGCAATACTACAG ATTCTATTGATTGTGTGAAGTGCCCATTTGAATACTGGTCAAACAAAAGAGGAGATGCCTGTGTTTTgaaagaaattgaatttttatctTTTGGAGAAGTCATGGGAATACtcttagttttcttttctttgactGGAGTCCTTTTCACTGCAATGACAGCACTGATTTTCTACTCGAACAGGAAAACTCCCATTGTTAGGGCCAACAACTCAGAGCTGagcttcctgctgctcttttcattgaaactgtgtttcctttgctctcttaccttcatcggccggccctctgagtggtcctgtatgctgcgccacactgcgtttgggatcacctttgtcctctgcatctcaTGTGTTCTGGGGaaaacaatagtggtgttaatggccttcagggctacacttccaggcagtaatgtgatgaagtggtttgggcctctacagcagagactgagtgttcttgctttcactctcatacaggtccttatttgtgtgctttggttaacAATATCCCCTCCATTCCCCAACAAGAATACAAAAcactacaaagaaaagatcattctagaatgtgatgtaggatcagcagtggggttctgggctgtgctgggttatATTGGACTCCTCTCTCTACTGtgctttgttttagcttttctggCTCGTAAGCTGCCTGATaacttcaatgaagccaaattcattacattcagcatgctcatattctgtgcagtctggatcacctttataccagcttatgtcagctcacctggaaagttcactgtagctgtggagatATTTGCTATTTTAGCTTCAAGTTTTGGACTGCTCTTCTGTATCTTTATAccaaaatgttatattatcttATTAAAACCAGAAAAGAACACCAAAAAACATGTAATGGGAAAAACATCTAATTAA
- the LOC118209344 gene encoding extracellular calcium-sensing receptor-like encodes MPHVMEQKENWLATLLMLLVAALAGANDPLCKLLGKPEYPHLSKDGDIIIGAIFSFHSSWIDRNLSYTNAPQPLQCTSLNLREFQYAQTMIFAIEEINNSTDLLPGISLGYKMYDSCGSSATAGKAGLALTNGYQDSASAAPCSERAAVQAILGETSSSPTIAISTSIGPFHIPLISHFATCACLSDKTKYPSFLRTIPSDYYQSRALAQLVKHFGWTWVGAIRSDDDYGFNGMTAFIKAAQQQGVCVEYSEPVFRTYSKEKLLRVIEIIKQSSSKVIVAFLSHMDMDVLLHELALHNVTGYQWVGSESWISDSYIAKVEGHYVLSGAIGVSIPKANVTGLKDVLLDVRPLNSSGSAIFTEFWETLFSCKFPSGSTSKNVKECTGTEDLSGVDNIYTDLSLMQIFNNVYKGVYAVAHTLQNILTCSNNAHLSNRNICLNNEQLTPVKFLQHLKKVRFKTKEGEEVYFDENGDPPAKYELVNWQENSQGQIALVTIGLYDESLPMEKHLTLSNVSIVWAQNAKQVPVSVCSESCPPGTRKAMQRGRPVCCYDCVPCAEGEMSNVTDSIECVQCHSDYWSSKKRDECLLKETEYLSYHEIMGILLASISLLGTCTTSIVVIIFFRYRHTPIVKANNSELSFLLLFSLKLCFLCSLTFIGRPSEWSCMLRHTAFGITFVLCISCVLGKTIVVLMAFRATLPGSNVMKWFGPLQQRLSVLAFTLIQVLICVLWLTISPPFPNKNMKHYKEKIILECDVGSAVGFWAVLGYIGLLSILCFVLAFLARKLPDNFNEAKYITFSMLIFCAVWITFIPAYVSSPGKFTVAVEIFAILASSFGMLFCIFIPKCYIILLKPEKNNKKNLMGKMLSQ; translated from the exons ATGCCGCATGTAatggaacagaaagaaaattggtTGGCAACGTTGCTCATGCTGCTGGTGGCTGCTTTAGCAGGAGCAAATGACCCGTTGTGTAAACTACTTGGGAAGCCAGAATATCCCCACTTATCAAAGGACGGTGATATCATCATCGGAGCAATTTTCTCATTCCATAGCAGCTGGATAGACAGGAATCTCTCCTACACAAACGCACCTCAACCTCTCCAGTGCACCAG TTTAAATCTGAGAGAATTCCAGTATGCCCAGACAATGATCTTTGCCATTGAGGAGATCAACAACAGTACAGATTTGCTACCCGGCATATCTCTTGGCTACAAGATGTATGACTCCTGTGGCTCTTCTGCAACTGCTGGAAAGGCAGGACTTGCACTGACAAATGGATATCAGGATTCAGCCTCAGCTGCTCCCTGCTCGGAAAGAGCTGCAGTTCAGGCAATCCTTGGAGAGACTTCCTCTTCACCTACAATCGCCATATCTACATCCATTGGACCATTTCACATTCCTTTG ATCAGCCACTTTGCTACATGTGCATGTCTCAGTGACAAAACCAAATATCCATCATTTCTCAGAACCATTCCCAGTGATTATTACCAGAGCAGAGCACTGGCTCAGCTGGTGAAGCACTTTGGCTGGACCTGGGTTGGAGCAATTAGATCGGATGATGACTATGGATTCAATGGCATGACTGCATTTATCAAAGCTGCCCAACAACAGGGGGTCTGCGTTGAGTATTCAGAGCCCGTTTTCAGAACCTATTCTAAAGAGAAACTTTTGAGAGTTATAGAGATTATAAAGCAGTCCAGCTCTAAGGTAATTGTGGCATTCCTCTCTCACATGGACATGGACGTACTGCTCCATGAACTAGCCCTCCACAATGTCACAGGCTACCAGTGGGTTGGCAGCGAATCCTGGATCTCTGATTCCTACATTGCCAAAGTGGAGGGTCACTATGTCCTCAGTGGAGCAATAGGCGTCTCAattccaaaagcaaatgttACAGGTTTAAAGGATGTCCTCTTGGATGTTCGACCACTGAATTCATCTGGCAGTGCTATTTTCACTGAGTTCTGGGAAACCCTGTTCAGTTGCAAATTTCCCAGTGGCAGTACttcaaaaaatgtcaaagaGTGCACAGGTACAGAGGACTTGAGTGGAGTAGATAATATATACACTGATTTATCCCTAATGCAAATTTTTAATAATGTCTACAAGGGAGTCTATGCAGTGGCCCACACACTCCAAAATATTTTGACCTGCAGCAATAATGCTCATCTGTCCAACAGAAATATATGTCTCAACAATGAACAACTGACACCAGTGAAG TTTCTACAGCATTTGAAAAAAGTGCGTTTTAAAACCAAGGAGGGTGAAGAGGTTTATTTTGATGAGAACGGAGATCCACCTGCAAAGTATGAGTTGGTTAACTGGCAGGAGAACAGCCAAGGCCAGATTGCATTAGTGACTATTGGACTTTATGATGAATCTTTACCTATGGAGAAACATTTAACGCTGAGCAATGTGTCAATTGTGTGggcacaaaatgcaaaacag gtgcctgtgtcagtgtgcagtgagagctgtccCCCAGGCACCCGGAAGGCCATGCAGAGAGGAAGGCCTGTCTGCTGCTATGACTGTGTCCCCTGTGCTGAGGGAGAAATGAGCAATGTTACAG attctattgagtgtgtgcagtgccaTTCAGACTATTGGTCAAGCAAGAAGAGAGATGAATGCCTCTTGAAGGAAACAGAATATTTATCCTATCATGAAATTATGGGAATATTGCTTGCATCAATCTCTTTACTTGGGACATGCACAACCAGTATTGTGGTGATCATTTTCTTcagatacagacacacccccattgtgaaagccaacaactcagagctgagcttcctgctgctcttttcattgaaactgtgtttcctttgctctcttaccttcatcGGCCGGCCCTCTGAGTGGTCCTGTATGCTGCGCCACACTGCGTTTGGGATCACCTTCGTCCTCTGCATCTCTTGTGTTCTAGGGaaaacaatagtggtgttaatggccttcagggctacacttccaggcagtaatgtcatgaagtggtttgggcctctgcagcagagactgagtgttcttgctttcactctcatacaAGTCTtaatttgtgtgctttggttaacaatatcccctcctttccccaacaagaacatgaagcactacaaagaaaagatcattctagaatgtgatgtagGATCAGCCGTGGGGTTCTGGGCAGTACTGGGTTATATTGGGCTCCTCTCTATATTGTGCTTCGTTTTAGCTTTTCTGGCTCGTAAGCTCCCTGACAACTTCAATGAAGCCAAGTacatcacattcagcatgctcatattctgtgcagtctggatcacTTTTATACCAGCTTATGTCAGCTCACCTGGAAAGTTCACAGTAGCTGTGGAGATCTTTGCTATTTTAGCTTCAAGTTTTGGAATGCTCTTCTGTATCTTCATACCAAAGTGTTATATTATCTTACTAAAAccagagaaaaacaacaaaaagaactTAATGGGTAAAATGCTATCTCAGtga